A window of Microbacterium sp. BK668 genomic DNA:
TGGCCCGACGCCGCCGAGGTGCAGGCCACGATCGACTCGTCCATCAACGAGGACATGTTCACGAAGCAGTACGCGACGGTGTTCGAGGGCGACGAGCGCTGGAAGAACCTGCCGACACCCACGGGCGACGTCTTCGAGTGGGACGAGAGCTCGACGTACGTGCGCAAGCCCCCCTACTTCGAGGGCATGACGATGGAGCTGACGCCGGTCGCCGACATCACCGGCGCCCGGGTCCTCGCGACGCTGGGCGACTCGGTCACGACCGACCACATCAGCCCCGCGGGCAACATCAAGGCCGACAGCCCCGCCGGCCGCTACCTCGCCGAGCACGGCGTCGACCGCAAGGACTTCAACTCCTACGGCTCGCGCCGCGGCAACCACGAGGTCATGATCCGCGGCACGTTCGCCAACATCCGGCTCAAGAACCTCCTCGTCCGCGCCGTCAACGACGGCAACGTCGTGGAGGGCGGGTACACCCGCGACTTCACGCAGGAGGGCGGCCCGCAGTCGTTCATCTACGACGCGAGCCGGAACTATCAGGCCGCCGGCACCCCGCTGGTGATCTTCGGCGGCAAGGAGTACGGCTCCGGCTCCTCGCGCGACTGGGCGGCCAAGGGCACGAGCCTCCTCGGCGTCAAGGCCGTGATCACCGAGAGCTTCGAGCGCATCCATCGCTCGAACCTCATCGGCATGGGCGTCGTCCCGCTGCAGTTCCCCGCCGGATCCACCTGGGAGTCGCTCGGCCTCGACGGCACGGAGATCGTCTCGATCACCGGCCTCGAACAGCTGAACGAAGGCGTCACGCCCAGGACCGTCCACGTCACCGCCGCCCCGAGCGAGTTCTCGGCGCCCGGCAAGGAGACCGTCGAGTTCGACGCGGTCGTCCGCATCGACACGCCCGGTGAGGCCGACTACTACCGCAACGGCGGAATCCTCCAGTACGTCCTCCGCTCGCTCGTCTGAGCGCCCGCCGCAGCACGAGGGCCCGGGACTGTCCCGGGCCCTCGTGCGAGGGCGGAGGAGCACGTCGGACCTCGGCGGCGGAATCTCCGGAGCGAAGCGTCCTGACCGGTCCTGCGGACGGGCCCGGCTAGACTGGGCCGAGGCATCCGCGCCGGGCGGGCGCCCTTCCGAGAGCACACCGAGGGAGTCGGATGGCGATTCTTCCGTCCATCGAAGGACCTCGGGACCTCGACGCTCTCAGCACAGATGAGCTCGAGCAGCTGGCCGTCGAGATCCGCGAGTTCCTCATCCAGAACGTCGCCAGGACGGGCGGTCACCTCGGCCCCAACCTCGGCGTGGTCGAGCTCACGATCGCGCTGCACCGGGTCTTCGACTCGCCGAACGACCCGATCGTCTTCGACACGGGCCACCAGTCCTATGTGCACAAGCTGCTCACCGGCCGTCAGGACTTCTCCCGTCTACGTGCCCGAGGCGGCCTCGCAGGCTATCCGCAGCGCTCCGAGAGCCCGCACGACGTCGTCGAGTCCTCGCACGCCTCCAGCTCGCTCAGCTGGGCCGACGGCGTGTCGCGTGCTCTCACCCGCACGGGTCGGCGCGACCGGCACGTCGTGGCGATGGTCGGCGACGGCGCGCTGACGGGCGGCATGACGTGGGAGGCGCTCAACAACATCTCCGACGACAACGACCGCAACCTCGTCATCATCGTCAACGACAACGGGCGCTCCTACGCCCCGACGATCGGCGGCATGGCGCGCTACCTCAACCGCGTCCGCACGGCGGATGCGTACGAGACCATGCGCGGCTCCTCCGAGTCGCTCTTCCGCAAGTTCGGCCCGGCTGGGCGGGCGATGTACCGCGGCCTCCGCGGCGGTACGCACGGGTTCCTGAGCCGGTTCATCAACAATGCGGCGCTGTACTCCAACCTCGACATCAAGTACCTCGGGCCGGTCGACGGCCACGACCTCCCGTCGCTCCTGGAGACCCTGGAGCTGGCGAAGGACTACGGCGCGCCCGTCATCGTCCACGCCATCACCGAGAAGGGTCGGGGCTATCAGCCGGCGCTCCTGGACGAGGCGGACCAGTTCCACGCCGTGGGCCGGATCGATCCGGTCACCGGCGAGGCGCTCGGCGGCAGCTCAGGGCAGGCGTGGACCGACGTCTTCGCCGAGGAGCTCCCCACCATCGGCGAGGAGCGGCCGGACGTCATCGCGATGACCGCGGCGATGCTCCGGCCGACGGGACTTCTGCCGTTCTCACAGCGCTTCCCCGATCGCGTGTACGACGTCGGGATCGCCGAGCAGCACGCCGTCGCCTCGGCGGCCGGGCTCGCCTTCGGCGGCCT
This region includes:
- the dxs gene encoding 1-deoxy-D-xylulose-5-phosphate synthase yields the protein MAILPSIEGPRDLDALSTDELEQLAVEIREFLIQNVARTGGHLGPNLGVVELTIALHRVFDSPNDPIVFDTGHQSYVHKLLTGRQDFSRLRARGGLAGYPQRSESPHDVVESSHASSSLSWADGVSRALTRTGRRDRHVVAMVGDGALTGGMTWEALNNISDDNDRNLVIIVNDNGRSYAPTIGGMARYLNRVRTADAYETMRGSSESLFRKFGPAGRAMYRGLRGGTHGFLSRFINNAALYSNLDIKYLGPVDGHDLPSLLETLELAKDYGAPVIVHAITEKGRGYQPALLDEADQFHAVGRIDPVTGEALGGSSGQAWTDVFAEELPTIGEERPDVIAMTAAMLRPTGLLPFSQRFPDRVYDVGIAEQHAVASAAGLAFGGLHPVVAIYATFMNRAFDQVLMDVALHRAGVTFVLDRAGVTGPDGPSHHGIWDLAMLQIVPHIRIAVPRDAERLCEELREAVAVDDAPTVLRFPRGTVSPALPAVERLDDGVDVLVQSEAKDVLLVGIGPMAHLAVDVASRLRAQGIGATVVDPRWVIPVQPSIVTLASEHRLVITIEDGIRVGGIGTRVRQVLREAGVDTAVDELGVPDEFIDHASREQILEDAGLTAAKIAQDVVSQVLGTRIPVARPTPTDEIPTIPEWASRHTDR